A single region of the Pontimicrobium sp. SW4 genome encodes:
- a CDS encoding DUF192 domain-containing protein: protein MKLNNFTKSLILLAISSLLLIISSCKEEKKIITPTKITFKKEGELSLYKAVNDSLIASFDIEIADNDYETQTGLMNRESMKDSNAMLFIFPNMQMRSFYMKNTLIPLDIIYLDNNNTIVSIQENAKPLDEASLPSGTPAQFVLEINGGLSQQLNIEVGDKMSFTKTN from the coding sequence ATGAAACTCAATAACTTTACAAAATCATTAATCCTTTTGGCTATAAGTTCTTTGTTACTAATAATAAGCTCTTGTAAAGAAGAAAAAAAAATTATAACACCAACCAAAATCACATTCAAAAAAGAAGGTGAGTTAAGCTTATATAAAGCTGTAAATGACTCTTTAATTGCTTCTTTTGATATCGAAATTGCCGATAACGATTACGAAACACAAACAGGTTTAATGAATCGTGAATCTATGAAAGACAGCAATGCAATGCTTTTTATATTCCCTAATATGCAAATGCGTTCTTTTTATATGAAAAACACGCTTATACCATTAGATATTATTTATCTAGATAACAACAATACTATAGTTAGTATTCAAGAAAACGCAAAACCATTAGACGAAGCTTCTTTACCTTCTGGAACACCTGCACAATTTGTACTTGAAATAAATGGTGGTCTATCACAACAATTAAATATTGAAGTTGGTGATAAAATGTCTTTTACAAAAACTAACTAA
- the secDF gene encoding protein translocase subunit SecDF, producing the protein MQNKGIVKLFALLFGLVSIYQLSFTFKANQIESNAKEAAIAKIAETEDEYDALRGIEEARYLDSLNNLEVFNIGIAKYTYTEVKEKSMNLGLDLKGGISVILQIQVDDILKGLANKSKDPVFNKALNDAEELQKNSQNTYLDDFFVAFDAIKGDTKLASPDIFANRDLSDEITFNMTDDEVKPILRTKIDESIVSAFEVLRKRIDQFGVTQPNIQRLGTSGRILVELPGVKDKQRATELITTTAQLEFWDVYKAEELGVFLNQANEVLKGLVDTKTETNEAESQDEQDSTIDDLLGETTTDSTDVATLGPLFDLIRVPGQTGQPMLAMFEAKDKQIVLEYLNRSEVRALLPAEQRYAKFVWGKQTKENPLVELYALKGNRDNTPELSGAVVTDARNQFGPTGESEVSMQMNARGAKVWEEMTGRAYAQQSQIAIVLDDIVYSAPGVTTGPISGGSSSISGNFTLNEAIDLANVLRAGKLPASAEIVQADVVGPSLGQEAIDSGMKSFMIALALVLVWMIFYYGKAGVFSDIALVLNIILIFGILAGLGAVLTLPGIAGIVLTIGIAVDANVLIYERVREEISKGKGQKEAIKDGFSNALSSILDANITTGLTALILFVFGTGPIKGFATTLLIGIVTSLFTAIFITRLLIDWYVNKGGKLDFSTSLTKGLFRNINIDFLKKRKISYVISGVIIIVGLSSLFTTGLDEGIDFVGGRTYTVRFDQDVNTEEVKDAVVATFGSAEVKTIGSANQLKISTKYKIDENSTEVDEEIQSKLYQSLGTFLPSGLSYDDFNDSDNNVGIMYSGKVSPTIADDIKKSSIWAVLGSLIVVFLYILLRFKKWQFSLGAVAAVFHDVLIVLGVFSITWKFMPFSMEIDQAFIAAILTVIGYSLNDTVVVFDRIREFLNEHTGWEFGKTVNTALNSTLSRTLNTSLTTLVVLLAMFIFGADSLRGLLFALIVGVIVGTYSSVFIATPVMHDTVNKLDKKKK; encoded by the coding sequence ATGCAAAACAAAGGAATAGTAAAGTTGTTTGCCCTGTTATTTGGATTGGTAAGTATTTATCAATTATCATTTACATTTAAAGCAAATCAAATTGAAAGCAATGCAAAAGAGGCAGCGATAGCTAAAATTGCAGAAACAGAAGATGAATACGATGCTCTTAGAGGAATTGAAGAAGCAAGATATTTAGATTCTCTAAACAATCTAGAAGTCTTTAATATTGGTATAGCAAAATATACATATACCGAAGTTAAAGAGAAATCTATGAACCTTGGTCTTGACCTTAAAGGAGGTATTAGTGTTATTCTTCAAATTCAGGTTGATGATATTTTAAAGGGACTAGCAAACAAGAGTAAAGACCCTGTATTTAATAAAGCATTAAATGATGCTGAAGAACTACAAAAAAATAGTCAGAATACATATTTAGACGATTTCTTTGTAGCATTCGATGCTATAAAAGGTGACACAAAATTAGCATCTCCAGATATTTTTGCTAATCGTGATTTAAGTGATGAAATCACTTTTAACATGACAGACGATGAAGTAAAGCCAATTTTAAGAACAAAGATTGACGAATCAATCGTTTCTGCATTTGAAGTTTTGCGTAAACGTATTGACCAATTTGGAGTAACACAACCAAATATTCAACGTTTAGGAACTTCAGGGCGTATATTGGTAGAATTACCAGGTGTTAAAGATAAGCAACGTGCAACAGAGTTAATTACTACAACTGCACAATTAGAATTTTGGGATGTTTATAAAGCTGAAGAATTAGGAGTCTTTTTAAATCAAGCAAATGAAGTTTTAAAAGGATTAGTTGATACGAAAACTGAAACCAATGAAGCTGAATCGCAAGATGAGCAAGATAGCACCATAGATGATTTGTTAGGTGAAACTACTACAGATTCTACCGATGTAGCTACTTTAGGACCTTTATTTGATTTAATTAGGGTTCCTGGTCAAACAGGACAGCCTATGTTAGCTATGTTTGAAGCGAAGGACAAACAAATAGTATTAGAATATTTAAATAGAAGTGAAGTACGAGCTTTATTACCAGCAGAACAGCGTTATGCTAAGTTTGTTTGGGGAAAGCAAACAAAAGAGAATCCGCTTGTTGAGCTTTATGCTTTAAAAGGAAATAGAGATAATACACCTGAATTAAGTGGAGCGGTTGTGACTGATGCTCGTAACCAATTTGGACCTACAGGAGAATCAGAAGTATCTATGCAAATGAATGCTAGAGGTGCTAAGGTTTGGGAAGAAATGACAGGAAGAGCTTATGCACAACAAAGCCAAATAGCTATTGTTTTAGATGATATAGTATATTCTGCACCAGGAGTAACAACTGGACCAATATCTGGAGGAAGCTCATCAATCTCTGGAAACTTCACATTAAATGAAGCAATAGATTTAGCAAACGTATTAAGAGCAGGTAAGTTACCAGCTTCAGCAGAGATTGTTCAAGCAGATGTAGTTGGACCATCATTAGGTCAAGAAGCTATCGATAGCGGAATGAAGTCTTTTATGATTGCTTTAGCCTTAGTATTAGTTTGGATGATATTTTACTATGGTAAAGCAGGTGTGTTTTCGGATATAGCATTAGTGTTGAACATTATTTTAATCTTTGGTATTTTAGCAGGTTTAGGAGCTGTATTAACACTTCCTGGAATTGCTGGTATTGTATTAACAATAGGTATTGCAGTTGATGCAAACGTTCTTATTTATGAGCGTGTTCGTGAAGAGATATCTAAAGGTAAAGGACAAAAAGAAGCAATTAAGGATGGATTTAGTAATGCACTATCTTCAATTTTAGATGCCAATATTACTACAGGATTAACAGCGTTAATTTTATTTGTATTTGGTACAGGGCCAATTAAAGGATTCGCAACAACTTTATTAATAGGTATAGTAACATCATTATTTACAGCCATATTTATTACTAGATTACTCATTGATTGGTATGTAAATAAAGGAGGAAAATTAGATTTCTCTACATCTTTAACTAAAGGACTGTTTAGAAACATCAATATTGATTTCTTGAAAAAGCGTAAAATATCTTATGTGATTTCTGGAGTTATTATTATTGTTGGTTTATCTTCATTATTTACGACAGGTTTAGATGAAGGTATTGATTTTGTTGGAGGAAGAACTTATACTGTTCGTTTTGACCAAGATGTAAACACCGAAGAAGTTAAAGACGCTGTAGTAGCAACATTTGGAAGTGCTGAAGTAAAAACTATAGGTAGTGCTAATCAATTAAAAATATCTACCAAATATAAGATTGATGAAAATTCAACAGAGGTAGATGAGGAAATACAGAGTAAACTCTATCAATCTTTAGGGACATTTTTGCCAAGTGGATTAAGCTATGATGATTTTAATGATAGTGATAATAATGTAGGTATAATGTACTCTGGAAAAGTTAGTCCAACAATAGCCGATGATATTAAGAAATCTTCTATTTGGGCTGTATTAGGATCGTTAATAGTGGTATTCTTATACATTTTATTACGATTTAAAAAATGGCAATTCTCATTAGGTGCTGTTGCGGCAGTATTTCATGATGTATTAATTGTACTAGGTGTATTCTCAATTACATGGAAATTTATGCCATTTAGTATGGAAATTGATCAAGCATTTATTGCAGCGATATTAACGGTAATAGGTTACTCACTTAATGATACTGTGGTAGTATTTGATAGAATTAGAGAGTTTTTAAATGAGCATACAGGTTGGGAGTTTGGAAAAACAGTAAACACCGCTTTAAATAGCACTTTAAGTAGAACGTTAAACACCTCTTTAACTACTTTAGTAGTGTTATTAGCAATGTTCATTTTTGGTGCAGATTCGTTAAGAGGATTATTATTTGCATTAATTGTGGGTGTTATAGTTGGTACATATTCGTCTGTATTTATAGCAACACCAGTAATGCACGATACAGTAAATAAGTTAGATAAAAAGAAGAAGTAG